GATGAGCTGGCTAAATACATCGAAACCGAAACCAAGCGTGAAACCCGTGCAACCGTTCTGGGCCACATTCAGCGCGGCGGTTCTCCGGTAGCGTATGACCGTATCCTGGCGTCACGCATGGGGGCTTACTCCATCGAACTGCTGCTGCAGGGCTTTGGTGGTCGTTGCGTAGGTATTCAGAACGAAAAACTGGTTCACCATGACATCATCGACGCCATTGAAAACATGAAGCGTCCGTTTAAAGGTGACTGGCTGGATTGCGCTAAAAAGCTGTACTAAGCCGAGCTGCTATCAGCGAAAACCGGGCATTGCCCGGTTTTTTATTGCCTGTTATATCGCCAAAAGTTATAGCCAATCTTTTTTTATTCTTTAATCCTTGAAATGGTTTCTGGCACGCTGGCTTCATCAAACTTCATAAAGAGAGCGAGCGATGAACAAGTGGGGCGTGGGTTTAACATTACTTTTGGCTTCTGGTGGCGTACTGGCGAAGGACATTCAGTTACTCAACGTGTCTTACGATCCGACTCGTGAACTGTATGAAGAGTACAACAAAGCGTTTAGCGCGCACTGGAAGCAGCAAACCGGAGATACGGTTACCGTGCGCCAGTCCCACGGCGGCTCCGGGAAACAGGCTACGTCGGTCATCAATGGTATTGAAGCCGATGTCGTGACCCTGGCACTAGCCTATGACGTTGATGCCATCGCCGAGCGGGGGCGCATTGATAAAAACTGGATCAAGCGTCTGCCGGATAACTCTGCGCCCTATACTTCCACCATCGTGTTCCTGGTACGCAAAGGCAACCCTAAACAAATTCATGACTGGAACGATCTGATTAAACCCGGTGTTTCTGTCATCACGCCAAACCCGAAAAGCTCAGGCGGAGCGCGCTGGAACTATTTAGCCGCATGGGGTTATGCGCTGCACCATAACAATAACGATCAGGCTAAAGCACAGGACTTCGTTAAAGCCTTATTCAAAAACGTAGAGGTGCTGGACTCCGGTGCCCGTGGCTCGACTAACACCTTTGTTGAACGCGGTATTGGCGATGTGCTGATTGCGTGGGAAAACGAGGCGTTACTGGCTACTAATGAACTGGGTAAAGACAAGTTTGAGATTGTGACTCCGAGCGAATCTATTCTTGCGGAACCGACGGTGTCTGTAGTGGACAAGGTTGTTGAGAAGAAAGGCACGCAGGCCGTGGCGGAAGCCTACCTGAAGTATCTCTACTCACCTGAAGGTCAGGAAATTGCGGCCAAAAATTACTATCGCCCGCGCGATCCGGAAGTAGCAAAGAAATACGAAAAAGTGTTCCCGAAACTGAAGCTCTACACGATTGATGAAGAGTTTGGCGGCTGGACCAAAGCGCAGCAGGATCACTTCTCTAATGGTGGCAGCTTCGACCAAATCAGTAAGCGTTAATCTCTACAAACTGGCGGGCTAAAGGCCTGCCGGGGAGTAAAATAAAAAAGCCCGGTGGCGTCATGCCCCCGGGCTTTTTTATGATATGGGTTCAGATTACGCGACATCTTAAATTCCTGGTGGCTTTTTTTTGATCAAAATCACACTCTCACGTCTTGCCCGTGCATCCCATATTTAAATAATGTGAAATCGATCTAAAGATATAAAAGCATACCTTTATATCTTTTGCCGTTAGCGTACTCTCCTCCCTGACGCTATCCCCGCGCTGTTCGGCTACAGATATCGTTAAAAATTATTTATTTCACGCAGTTATCTCTTCTCTTGTTCGACATTCTTGCGCCCTAAGGTGCCAAAGGAATACCGATATGAAACTGTCAATCGTGGAAAAAGTGGGGTTTGGCGCCGGGGATATGGCGATTAACGTAGTGATTGTGGCCATGCAGCTCCTGTTGGCCTATTTCTATACCGATATCTATGGCCTTAAGGCAGCGGATGTTGGCGTATTACTGATTGTTGTCCGCATGATCGATGCTTTTATTGACCCGGCAATGGGCATGCTAACCGATAAGATATCAACCCGCTGGGGGCGCTATCGTCCGTGGCTGATTTGGTTTGCTGTTCCATTCGGCTTTGCCGTGTACCTAATGTTTATTACGCCGGATGTTGCTTATACGGCAAAACTGGCATGGGCCTATTTCACCTATATCCTGATGACAGTGGTCTATACCGCGATCACCATTCCCTATATTTCGCTGATTGGTGTGATCAGTAACGATCCTGTCGAACGACTGAGTGCCAATGGCTACCGCTTCGTCATGACAAAAATTGCCGCGTTTTTAGTCACTATCGTGGTGCCTATGCTGGCGGTTTGGCTGGGGCAGGGTAGCAAAGCGCATGGTTACCAGCTTTCGATGGGACTGATGGGGGCGATGGGAACCCTTCTCTTTATTTTTTGTTTTTTGACGACTCGCGAGCGCAGCGAACCGGAATTACCGTCGCTGAGTATAAAACAGCAGTTTGCTAATTTACTGCGTAACGATCAGTGGTTGATTCTGGGTGTCGTGATCATGCTGCTGATGTGTGGCTATGTGATTCGTGGTTCCGTCGCGGCTTATTATGCGAAGTATTACCTGGGCGGCGGTGATGCCCTGATATCTCCCTTCCTGACGACTGGCGTGGTCGCTTCTATTCTGGCTATGGTCGCCACCACCTGGGTGACGAAATTTTGGGACAAAATTAAAATGTTCCGTTACACCCAACTGATCACTTTCGCCCTGAGCCTGGCGATGTATTTCTGCGTTGGCCAACAAAGCCTGGTCCTGGCATTCATTTTCTACTTCCTGATCAACTTCTTCTGCGACATGCAAATGCCGGTGTTTTGGTCCTCGATTGCTGAAGCGGTGGATTATGGGGAGAAGAAGACGGGGTTGCGGGTATCAGGCCTGGCCTTCGGTGGCATCCTGTTCTTCCAGAAATTTGGTATGGGCATCGCCGGCGGAGTACTAGGGTTCCTGCTTAGCCACTTTGATTATCAAGCCGACGTTCAGCAAAGCGCACGCTCGCTGGCCGGGATCGCATTGATGATGACGATGATCCCGGCACTGTTCCACCTGGCCGTCGGGCTATTAATGAAAAAGTATCTGATTAATAACCATTACTACCGTGATATTCAGGCCGATCTGGCTCACCGCCAGGCCTGAGGAGGGCTTTATGCATCAACGCAACAAGGTTTGGGTTATTGGCGATGCTTCGGTGGATCTGGTGCCTGAGCAGGTCAATACCTACCTGAAATGCCCAGGTGGCGCATCGGCAAATGTCGCGGTTTGTGTTGCGCGGCTGGGGGGGAACTGCGGGTTTATTGGCTGCCTTGGCGATGATGATACCGGGCATTTTCTGCAGCACACGCTCCGCGATGATGGCGTTGATGTCACGGCATTGCGCCTCGATCCACGACAGACCAGTGCGGTACTGATTGTGAATCTTACGCCTGAGGGAGAGCGCAGCTTTACTTATCTGGTTCATCCGGGGGCTGATGCCTTTGTTTCTCCTCAGGATCTCCCCGAGTTTTCGGCTGAGCAATGGTTCTACTTCAGCTCAATAGGGCTGACTGACAGTCCAGCGCGTGAAGCCTGTCTGGCAGGTGCCAGTCGGATTAAAGCCGCCGGAGGTCATGTGATGTTTGACGTTAACCTGCGCCTCAACATGTGGCGAGACGTAGGTGAAATCAGGCCATTGTTGGCCGAAGCCATTGGTCAGGCGTCTATCTGCAAAGTGTCAGCGGAAGAACTTTGCTGGCTGGGCGAGGTAGAGCATTGGCAGGATGCTCGCCACCTTATTCATGACCTGGGCTGTACGACGACCATTATCTCCCTCGGGGAGCAGGGAGCCCTGCTGATTTCGCCGGAGGGCGAATTTAGCTTCCCTGCCCCGAAAATCACGGTGGTAGACACCACCGGGGCAGGAGATGCCTTTGTGGGCGGGCTGCTTTACACGCTTTCCCGGTCGGGAAGCTGGGATCACCGCCTGCTTGTGGAAGCCATTGAAAATGCCAACGTCTGCGGCGCCATGGTGGTAACGGCAAAAGGGGCAATGACGGCATTGCCTTACCCGGAACAGTTTGCGGCTTTTAAAGCCAGCCATCCGATAAAAATAACCTCAACCCTTCAGGAGTGATGTATGAACGTTGAACACAATAAAATTCTCGGGTGCCTGATTGGCGCCGCTGCCGCCGATGCCATGGGGGCGGCAACCGAGGTGCGGACTCAGCGGCAGATTCGCGATTATTTTGGTGGCTGGGTAACCGGTTTTGAAAAACCGCCGGCCGATACCTTTGGCCGTTGCAACGAAGCAGGGATGTGTACCGATGACTTTATACAGGCAAAATACATCATTGACGCCCTGCTACATCATCAGCGCAAAGTGAGCGATGGTGCAATGCGCGAGGCGTTTCAACGCTGGCTGGATTATCCGTTCTACGCCAACTTTACCGGCCCAACAACCCGGGCTGCGATGAAAGCTATTTTCAACGATAACCGCGCATCTCTACAGGGCGAGCTGGAAGGTGAAAAGCAATCCGTGCAGATAGTGAACAAGGGCAATGCGGAAGCGACCAACGGCGCGGCGATGAAAATTTGGCCAGCGGCGGTGCTACACCCTGGAGACATAGAGGCAGCAATCCAGTCCGCCCTGGACATCACGCGCTTTACCCATAACAACGTACTGGCGATGTCCGGCGCGGCGGCGATGGCGGCCGCGACCAGTGAAGCACTACAAAACGTCACTAGCGCAGAAAGTATTATTGCTGCCGGTATTTATGGTGCAGACCGTGGCTATGCGCTGGCGCAGGAGCAAGGTGCAATGATGGTCGCAGGGCCTTCTGTGGCAAGGCGCATAGAGCTGGCCGTGTCCATCGGTAAGCGTCACCTGAGCTGGGAAACGGCGATTGTTGAACTGGCGGATATTATTGGTTCCGGGCTGCATGTGAGCGAAGCGGTGCCTGCCGCATTTGGTCTGTTCGCTTGTTGTTCGGATTCTGCCGTTGATGCTATTATTTCTGGCGTTAATATCGGCAATGATACCGATACCGTCGCCACCATGGTTGGGGCACTTTCCGGCGCTTTCCATGGTGCTGATGCTTTCCCTGTCGATTATTTGACGACCATTAATCGCATGAACCATTTCGATTTGGCAGAACTCGCCAGGCAGATTACAGGCTAACGTTGTGCTCTGTGGGGCGGTCATGCCGTCCCCGTCTGGCAGACTTTGAGGTAAGCAGCTTGCAGGTTGATAAGACGAGTTTTACCCCGCTATACAAACAGTTGTTTTACATCATCTGTCAGCAAATCCAAAGCGGGGCTCTGCCGCTGGGGAGCCAGCTTCCAACGCAAAAGGCATTGGCCCAAACCTATAATGTTTCGCTGATTGTGGTTAAACAGGCCTGGAGTGAATTGATTGGCGCCGGCATTATCACTTCTCAACGCGGCAGCGGGTCGGTGGTCAGCGCCGTGCCGGAAGGCGTGAGCTACGGGCACACGTACCGCGGCATTACTACCGATCTGCGCGATGCCAGCGTAGCAGTTGAAAACCGCATTCTTGATATCGCCCCGCGTCGCGCGCGTGATGCCCAGGAGGATGGGCTCAGTTTGCCCGCCCACCACCATTATCTCTATATTTCACGCATCCGCAGCCTGAATAACCGTCCGTTTAACCATGAGAAAATCTATCTCGATCTCTCTTTCTTTCCCGGCTTAACGTTGACGGCAGAGGCGCTGGAAAATGCTTCGCTTTACAGCCTGTTGAAGGTGAAAAGTGACTCAGCTATCGAAAAAGTGGATGCGATTTTGCCGGGGGCCGATCTCTGCGAAAAACTGCAAATCGAACAGAATAAGCCGCTACTTTCGGTGTCCCGCCAGACTTTTATGGCCGGAGAAACCCGGCCCTTTGAATATTGCCGCTATTACGTTCTCTCTGACTATTTCGGTGAGATCCATTATCACTAGGAGACAGGTATGTCGCTCTGGTTGTCAGATCCTCTGTTCCTGCCCGGCATTATTATCCTCATCACTATTGTCCTTTGGGCCACGTCTGCGCTCCCGGAATACCTGACTGCACTGTTATTTTTCGCCGCGGCGATGGTGGCGAAAATAGCCCCGGCCGAGGTGATTTTTAGTGGTTTTGCCTCGTCAGCCTTCTGGCTGGTGTTCAGCGGTTTTGTGCTGGGTATAGCGATCCGCAAAACGGGTCTGGCCGATAGGGTTGCGCGGGCGCTTTCTGCCCGGCTGACGGATTCCTGGCTACATATGGTGGGCATTGTCGTACTACTAAGCTATGCCCTGGCATTTGTTATGCCTTCCAATATGGGACGTATTGCCCTGCTGATGCCGATTGCTGCGGCGATGGCGAAAAGAGCGTCCATTGGCGAAGGCACCCGCGCCTGGTATGGCCTGGCGCTGGCCGTGGGGTTTGGCACTTTCCAGCTCTCGGCCACGATTTTACCCGCGAACGTGCCGAATCTGGTGATGAGCGGGGCGGCTGAAGGCTCTTATGGTCTGCATCTTAACTATCTGCCTTATTTGCTGCTGCACACTCCGGTGCTCGGCATTCTGAAAGGATTCGTGTTGATAGGCCTGATTGCCTGGCTCTTTCCCGGCAAGCCTCTGCCGCCAAAGCAAATGGATAGCCCGGGGCCTATGAGCCCCGAAGAAAAGCGGCTGGCATGGCTGCTGGTCGCCGTTCTGGGGCTGTGGGTCACGGAAAGCTGGCACGGGATTGGTCCCGCATGGATTGGGCTGATTGCCGCCTGCCTGACTCTCTTGCCGCGTATTGGATTCATCAGTGGCGAGGAGTTTGCCAGCGGCGTGAATGTGCGTACTTGTTTTTATGTGGCGGGCATTCTGGCTCTGGCCACGACCGTGACGCATATCGGCCTTGGGGCCCTCGTGGGCGAGAAGCTAATGGCTGTCATGCCGCTGGATGCCAGCAGGCCGTTCACCAGCTTTGCGGCGCTAACCGGCATCACCAGCCTGCTCAACTTTATCGTTACCGCTAATGGTGTTCCCGCGCTGTATACCACCTTTGCCGAGAGTTTTTCGCAGGCGACCGGTTTCCCACTTTTGTCCGTGATTATGATTCAGGTGCTGGGGTACTCAACGCCGCTCCTGCCGTATATGGCGTCGCCGATTGTGGTGGCTATGGGGCTGGGAAAAGTTCCGGCAAGGGAAGGGCTGAAGCTTTGTCTGGCGTTGGCCATGGTGACGTTTTTGATTTTGCTGCCGCTGGACTATGGCTGGTTCCAGCTACTGCACAAACTCTAAAAAAAACGGCTCCGCAAGCGGAGCCGTTCATCAAAATTATTCGCGTAATTACGCTTTTTTCGCTTCAGCCGCAGCTTTAACGATAACCGCGAAAGCGTCCGCTTTCAGGGATGCACCGCCAACCAGCGCGCCGTCGATGTCCGGCTGAGCAAACAGCTCTGCTGCGTTTTTATCGTTAACGGAACCGCCGTACTGGATGATCACTTGCTCAGCCACTTTCGCGTCTGCTTTAGCAATGTGGTCACGGATAAATTTGTGTACCGCCTGAGCCTGAGCTGGGGTTGCCGATTTACCGGTACCGATAGCCCAGATTGGTTCGTAAGCGATTACCGCGCCTTCAAATGCTGCTGCGCCCTGAGTTTTCAGCACGGCGTCGATCTGGCGGGCACAAACTTCTTCGGTTTTACCCGCTTCGTTTTCCGCTTCGCTTTCACCGATGCACAGAACCGGCACCAGACCTGCTGCTTTCAGTACAGCAAATTTCTTCGCGATGAACTCGTCAGACTCAGCGTGATAGGTACGACGCTCGGA
This Klebsiella michiganensis DNA region includes the following protein-coding sequences:
- a CDS encoding sulfate transporter subunit gives rise to the protein MNKWGVGLTLLLASGGVLAKDIQLLNVSYDPTRELYEEYNKAFSAHWKQQTGDTVTVRQSHGGSGKQATSVINGIEADVVTLALAYDVDAIAERGRIDKNWIKRLPDNSAPYTSTIVFLVRKGNPKQIHDWNDLIKPGVSVITPNPKSSGGARWNYLAAWGYALHHNNNDQAKAQDFVKALFKNVEVLDSGARGSTNTFVERGIGDVLIAWENEALLATNELGKDKFEIVTPSESILAEPTVSVVDKVVEKKGTQAVAEAYLKYLYSPEGQEIAAKNYYRPRDPEVAKKYEKVFPKLKLYTIDEEFGGWTKAQQDHFSNGGSFDQISKR
- a CDS encoding triosephosphate isomerase (Reversibly isomerizes the ketone sugar dihydroxyacetone phosphate to the aldehyde sugar glyceraldehyde-3-phosphate), with the translated sequence MRHPLVMGNWKLNGSKHMVNELVANLRKELSGVEGCGVAIAPPTMYLDLAKHAAAGSHIILGAQNVDVNLSGAFTGEVSADMLKDIGAKYIIIGHSERRTYHAESDEFIAKKFAVLKAAGLVPVLCIGESEAENEAGKTEEVCARQIDAVLKTQGAAAFEGAVIAYEPIWAIGTGKSATPAQAQAVHKFIRDHIAKADAKVAEQVIIQYGGSVNDKNAAELFAQPDIDGALVGGASLKADAFAVIVKAAAEAKKA
- a CDS encoding aminoimidazole riboside kinase; protein product: MHQRNKVWVIGDASVDLVPEQVNTYLKCPGGASANVAVCVARLGGNCGFIGCLGDDDTGHFLQHTLRDDGVDVTALRLDPRQTSAVLIVNLTPEGERSFTYLVHPGADAFVSPQDLPEFSAEQWFYFSSIGLTDSPAREACLAGASRIKAAGGHVMFDVNLRLNMWRDVGEIRPLLAEAIGQASICKVSAEELCWLGEVEHWQDARHLIHDLGCTTTIISLGEQGALLISPEGEFSFPAPKITVVDTTGAGDAFVGGLLYTLSRSGSWDHRLLVEAIENANVCGAMVVTAKGAMTALPYPEQFAAFKASHPIKITSTLQE
- a CDS encoding citrate transporter; the encoded protein is MSLWLSDPLFLPGIIILITIVLWATSALPEYLTALLFFAAAMVAKIAPAEVIFSGFASSAFWLVFSGFVLGIAIRKTGLADRVARALSARLTDSWLHMVGIVVLLSYALAFVMPSNMGRIALLMPIAAAMAKRASIGEGTRAWYGLALAVGFGTFQLSATILPANVPNLVMSGAAEGSYGLHLNYLPYLLLHTPVLGILKGFVLIGLIAWLFPGKPLPPKQMDSPGPMSPEEKRLAWLLVAVLGLWVTESWHGIGPAWIGLIAACLTLLPRIGFISGEEFASGVNVRTCFYVAGILALATTVTHIGLGALVGEKLMAVMPLDASRPFTSFAALTGITSLLNFIVTANGVPALYTTFAESFSQATGFPLLSVIMIQVLGYSTPLLPYMASPIVVAMGLGKVPAREGLKLCLALAMVTFLILLPLDYGWFQLLHKL
- a CDS encoding GntR family transcriptional regulator, which codes for MQVDKTSFTPLYKQLFYIICQQIQSGALPLGSQLPTQKALAQTYNVSLIVVKQAWSELIGAGIITSQRGSGSVVSAVPEGVSYGHTYRGITTDLRDASVAVENRILDIAPRRARDAQEDGLSLPAHHHYLYISRIRSLNNRPFNHEKIYLDLSFFPGLTLTAEALENASLYSLLKVKSDSAIEKVDAILPGADLCEKLQIEQNKPLLSVSRQTFMAGETRPFEYCRYYVLSDYFGEIHYH
- a CDS encoding ADP-ribosylglycohydrolase; amino-acid sequence: MNVEHNKILGCLIGAAAADAMGAATEVRTQRQIRDYFGGWVTGFEKPPADTFGRCNEAGMCTDDFIQAKYIIDALLHHQRKVSDGAMREAFQRWLDYPFYANFTGPTTRAAMKAIFNDNRASLQGELEGEKQSVQIVNKGNAEATNGAAMKIWPAAVLHPGDIEAAIQSALDITRFTHNNVLAMSGAAAMAAATSEALQNVTSAESIIAAGIYGADRGYALAQEQGAMMVAGPSVARRIELAVSIGKRHLSWETAIVELADIIGSGLHVSEAVPAAFGLFACCSDSAVDAIISGVNIGNDTDTVATMVGALSGAFHGADAFPVDYLTTINRMNHFDLAELARQITG
- a CDS encoding sodium:galactoside symporter; translated protein: MKLSIVEKVGFGAGDMAINVVIVAMQLLLAYFYTDIYGLKAADVGVLLIVVRMIDAFIDPAMGMLTDKISTRWGRYRPWLIWFAVPFGFAVYLMFITPDVAYTAKLAWAYFTYILMTVVYTAITIPYISLIGVISNDPVERLSANGYRFVMTKIAAFLVTIVVPMLAVWLGQGSKAHGYQLSMGLMGAMGTLLFIFCFLTTRERSEPELPSLSIKQQFANLLRNDQWLILGVVIMLLMCGYVIRGSVAAYYAKYYLGGGDALISPFLTTGVVASILAMVATTWVTKFWDKIKMFRYTQLITFALSLAMYFCVGQQSLVLAFIFYFLINFFCDMQMPVFWSSIAEAVDYGEKKTGLRVSGLAFGGILFFQKFGMGIAGGVLGFLLSHFDYQADVQQSARSLAGIALMMTMIPALFHLAVGLLMKKYLINNHYYRDIQADLAHRQA